The proteins below come from a single Aegilops tauschii subsp. strangulata cultivar AL8/78 chromosome 6, Aet v6.0, whole genome shotgun sequence genomic window:
- the LOC109734764 gene encoding uncharacterized protein has protein sequence MGSLRRHHPRTRSSSAAPLDDDNLLSEILLRLDPQPSSLPRASAVSRRWRLLVSDPGFRRRFRLHHRRNPPLLGVLDKVLGGDLSLVPTVEAPNRFPAGGLSLRLDDFFVPIGCRHGLVLVFLSLDSWREILVWDPITAEQHRILLPPRFMTHGGKGMINGAVLRAAGDDDDFQVVVVMADKGRPQRRAFVCVYSSKTGVWGELVSTLLPSMALTDVACTGMPAVLAGNSLYWLLVGKISVILEFDMETQSLALIQVPVHMLEGGRPLNWIMRAEGGGLGLLFETDFSFQLWKRNTDSNGVFSWVLGRTIGLEKLPFLNSEKKDMSILALAEENNVMFIRKGGAVFMVHLDSLQFKKLLEDDNVAYYEPFESVYTAGI, from the exons ATGGGTAGCCTCCGCCGCCACCACCCACGCACACGGTCGTCGTCGGCGGCGCCCCTCGATGATGACAACCTGCTCTCCGAGATCCTCCTCCGCCTCGACCCACAGCCGTCCTCCCTCCCCCGCGCTTCCGCCGTCAGCAGGCGCTGGCGTCTCCTCGTCTCCGACCCCGGCTTCCGCCGCCGCTTCCGCCTCCACCACCGCCGCAACCCTCCCCTCCTCGGTGTCCTTGACAAAGTTTTGGGCGGCGATCTGTCCTTGGTACCTACCGTGGAGGCCCCCAATCGCTTCCCGGCGGGGGGCTTGTCTCTGAGGCTCGACGACTTCTTCGTGCCCATCGGATGTCGCCATGGCCTTGTGCTCGTGTTCCTCTCGCTCGATTCTTGGAGAGAGATCCTGGTGTGGGATCCCATCACCGCCGAGCAGCACCGGATCCTGTTGCCCCCTCGGTTTATGACGCACGGGGGGAAGGGCATGATAAATGGGGCCGTGCTTCGGGCCGCCGGAGACGACGACGACTTCCAGGTGGTCGTGGTGATGGCAGACAAAGGCAGACCACAAAGGCGAGCTTTCGTGTGTGTCTACTCTTCAAAGACCGGCGTATGGGGTGAGCTCGTATCAACATTGCTTCCATCTATGGCTCTGACTGATGTTGCTTGCACGGGCATGCCCGCTGTGCTGGCTGGGAATTCTCTTTACTGGTTGCTTGTTGGGAAGATTTCTGTAATTCTCGAGTTTGATATGGAGACACAAAGCCTGGCCTTGATACAGGTGCCAGTGCATATGCTTGAAGGGGGGCGTCCCCTAAACTGGATCATGCGGGCAGAGGGTGGTGGCCTTGGTTTACTCTTCGAGACAGACTTCAGCTTCCAATTATGGAAGAGGAACACAGATTCTAATGGTGTTTTTTCATGGGTACTTGGAAGAACTATCGGACTGGAGAAGCTACCTTTCCTGAATTCAGAGAAGAAAGACATGAGCATACTAGCGCTCGCCGAGGAAAACAATGTGATGTTCATAAGGAAAGGTGGCGCCGTCTTTATGGTCCATCTTGACTCATTGCAGTTCAAGAAACTTCTTGAAGACGACAACGTTGCTTATTATGAGCCATTCGAAAGTGTCTACACCGCAG GTATCTAG